One Nitrospira sp. DNA window includes the following coding sequences:
- a CDS encoding Glucoamylase: MAYQPIENYGIIGNMRTAALVGRDGSIDWLCFPHFDSPSVFAAILDDAKGGRFSIAPKTARFTTKQFYWPETNVLITRFLSSEGVGEIEDFMPVGGTGPDLYHQLIRRVKVVRGQMTFCLTCHPAFDYARTPHETHLNSSGAVFSTAALTLGLATTLPLKQDERGVIAEFTLQRGEHAVCVLREIDEGKRCGAALSDNHAIEMFETTVQFWHEWLSHSRYTGRWREMVSRSALVLKLLTFEPTGAIVAAPTCSLPEQIGGVRNWDYRYTWIRDSAFTVYGLIRIGFTREAAAFMHWLNARARNESEAPGPLQIVYGIDGRTDLTELVLDHLDGYKGSRPVRIGNGAYRHLQLDIYGELLDSVYLCDKYVVPISYLGWSHVRNSLDWLCQNWTREDEGIWEVRGGRRHFVYSKLMCWVALDRGLRLSHKRSLPADHLKWLTMRDRLYEEIMTKGWDESRGAFVQSYGSDSLDASNLIMPLVRFISPTDPRMLSTLEAINRPPPEGGLVSDGLVHRYDAATGMDGLTGTEGTFNMCSFWLVEALARAGRTDRRKLDEAQLLFERMLGYANHLGLYAEETGDSGEALGNFPQAFTHLALISAAFDLDRALDGG, encoded by the coding sequence ATGGCCTATCAGCCTATTGAAAACTACGGCATCATCGGCAACATGCGCACCGCCGCCCTGGTGGGGCGAGACGGCAGCATCGATTGGTTGTGTTTTCCGCACTTCGATTCTCCCAGCGTCTTCGCGGCCATTCTCGATGACGCCAAGGGCGGGCGATTCAGCATCGCCCCGAAAACGGCTCGGTTCACCACCAAACAATTTTACTGGCCCGAGACCAACGTGCTGATCACGCGCTTTCTTTCCAGCGAAGGCGTCGGCGAAATCGAAGACTTCATGCCGGTCGGCGGCACAGGTCCCGACCTGTATCATCAGCTGATCCGGCGGGTCAAAGTGGTGCGCGGCCAGATGACGTTTTGTCTCACCTGTCATCCCGCCTTCGATTATGCGCGGACCCCCCACGAGACCCACCTCAACTCGAGCGGCGCGGTGTTTTCCACGGCGGCGCTGACGTTGGGATTGGCGACGACCCTGCCGCTCAAACAGGACGAGCGGGGAGTCATCGCCGAGTTTACGTTGCAGCGTGGGGAACATGCGGTCTGTGTCCTGCGGGAAATCGACGAGGGGAAGCGGTGCGGGGCCGCGCTGTCGGACAACCACGCCATCGAGATGTTCGAAACCACCGTGCAGTTCTGGCATGAATGGTTGTCGCACAGCCGCTACACCGGACGATGGCGCGAAATGGTGTCCCGGTCCGCCCTGGTCTTGAAGCTGCTGACCTTCGAACCCACCGGCGCGATCGTCGCCGCTCCGACCTGCAGTCTCCCGGAACAGATCGGCGGGGTCCGCAACTGGGACTATCGCTACACCTGGATCAGGGACTCGGCCTTCACCGTCTACGGATTGATCCGCATCGGCTTTACCCGTGAAGCCGCGGCCTTCATGCACTGGTTGAACGCACGGGCCCGCAACGAGAGCGAAGCGCCGGGCCCGTTGCAAATCGTCTACGGCATCGACGGCCGGACCGATTTGACCGAGCTGGTCCTCGACCACCTGGACGGGTACAAGGGCTCGCGGCCGGTCAGGATCGGCAACGGCGCCTATCGGCATTTACAACTGGACATCTACGGTGAACTGCTGGATTCCGTTTACCTGTGTGATAAGTACGTCGTCCCCATTTCCTACCTGGGGTGGTCCCATGTCCGGAATTCGCTCGATTGGCTTTGCCAGAACTGGACGCGCGAGGACGAGGGCATTTGGGAAGTGCGCGGCGGCCGCCGTCACTTTGTCTATTCCAAACTCATGTGTTGGGTGGCGTTGGATCGAGGCTTGCGCCTCTCGCACAAACGTTCACTGCCGGCCGACCACCTCAAATGGTTGACCATGCGGGACCGCCTGTATGAGGAGATCATGACGAAGGGCTGGGACGAATCACGCGGCGCCTTCGTGCAATCGTACGGCAGCGATTCGCTGGATGCCTCCAACTTGATCATGCCGCTGGTGCGTTTCATTTCGCCGACCGACCCACGGATGCTCAGTACATTGGAGGCGATCAACCGTCCGCCGCCCGAGGGCGGACTCGTCTCCGACGGCCTCGTCCATCGCTACGACGCCGCGACTGGTATGGATGGGCTCACGGGTACGGAAGGCACGTTCAATATGTGCAGTTTTTGGCTGGTGGAGGCCCTCGCGCGGGCCGGGCGGACGGATCGCCGAAAGTTGGATGAGGCGCAGCTGCTGTTCGAGCGGATGCTCGGCTATGCCAACCACCTCGGCCTTTACGCGGAGGAAACCGGAGACAGCGGAGAGGCCTTGGGCAATTTTCCCCAGGCCTTCACGCACCTGGCGCTCATCAGCGCTGCCTTCGATCTGGATCGCGCGTTGGACGGGGGCTGA
- a CDS encoding LPXTG-site transpeptidase family protein: MRSTRPASLLLTTVMVGLLAIGLWQVWEGSWIYAKAGLAQLLLQRAWARALAGDPMPKPWPWADTWPVARLHMQRPAADLIVLAGAYGRTLAFGPAHVGSTALPGREGTMVLTGHRDTHFRFLKDVKPNDRFDLTGTDGTIRQYRVIERLILDSRRDLIPIRHGRPDLVLVTCFPFDAIRAGGPLRYVVRAERMD; encoded by the coding sequence ATGAGGTCGACCAGACCGGCTTCCCTCCTTCTGACTACGGTGATGGTGGGCCTCCTCGCCATCGGGCTGTGGCAGGTCTGGGAGGGGTCCTGGATCTATGCGAAGGCCGGGCTCGCGCAGCTTCTGCTGCAGCGGGCCTGGGCCCGCGCGCTGGCGGGGGATCCGATGCCCAAGCCATGGCCCTGGGCCGATACCTGGCCGGTGGCGCGCCTCCACATGCAACGTCCTGCCGCGGACCTGATCGTCCTCGCGGGCGCCTATGGCCGGACCTTGGCCTTCGGCCCGGCTCATGTCGGTTCCACGGCCCTGCCCGGCCGGGAAGGCACCATGGTCCTGACCGGACATCGCGACACACACTTTCGATTTTTGAAGGATGTGAAACCGAACGACCGATTCGACCTTACAGGCACCGATGGGACCATACGACAGTACCGGGTGATCGAACGACTGATCCTGGATTCACGGCGGGACCTCATTCCCATCCGGCATGGCAGGCCGGACCTTGTCCTCGTGACCTGTTTCCCTTTCGATGCGATCAGGGCCGGCGGGCCTCTGCGTTACGTCGTGCGGGCAGAGCGGATGGACTGA
- a CDS encoding Inter-alpha-trypsin inhibitor domain protein, whose product MLNDFLCARRYPARQRAADLILWAFFATLGMVTPPAPASSAEPAESLSIGMVPTMGINEVTEGTLLFKTNQAGRFTPAPLLKSDVQIAVTGIIARATVRQEFTNPSKKKGDWLEGIYVFPLPDTAAVDHLRMKVGERIIEGQIKERTEAKKAYERAKQEGKRTSLVEQERPNIFTTSVANIGPGERVTIEIEYQETIRYENEQFQLRFPMAVGPRYIPGTPVVIENQAPQGSGTTLDTDRVPDASRITPPVQAPSQGSINPVSLSLTLDPGFPVAKVESPFHPIIVIPDQEGGYQVSLKADAVPADRDFLLIWHPTARTEPMARIFTEQKNGETYALLMLVPPTKQDDKTPRMPRDLTFVIDTSGSMAGPSIEQAKTSVAAALTRLTTQDRFNIIQFNNIVRSLFPTPQPVTTTTIKQAVRYTEQLSADGGTEVLPALRQALKSPQDRSRFQQIILLTDGQVGNEEVLFELLHHRIGTRRLFTIGIGSTPNSHLMRKAAESGRGTFTYIGNVNEVKDKLDGLFKKLERPVLNDIMIEQTGWSGLEQYPAQIADLYEGEPIVLSIKAGSLPPQAILRGLAGSQPWTLPVSFTNSASHGGLSVYWARQKIAALTDETYKGGLEEVIRKAVLDVALAHHLVSQYTSLVAVDVTPARPTDSPTADQDRATNLASLQDQASLTGLPKTATSGQLHILLGLAALMLAWLLLRLRKEVA is encoded by the coding sequence ATGTTGAATGACTTTCTCTGTGCCCGACGCTACCCTGCGCGACAACGTGCGGCAGACCTGATCCTCTGGGCCTTCTTCGCAACCCTGGGTATGGTCACTCCACCTGCACCGGCTTCATCTGCCGAACCGGCGGAATCCCTCAGCATCGGCATGGTTCCCACCATGGGCATCAACGAAGTTACGGAAGGCACGTTGCTGTTCAAAACCAACCAGGCCGGTCGATTTACACCGGCCCCCCTCTTGAAGAGCGACGTGCAGATCGCCGTCACCGGCATCATCGCGCGCGCGACGGTCAGGCAGGAATTTACGAACCCGAGCAAGAAGAAGGGAGACTGGCTGGAAGGTATCTATGTATTCCCCTTGCCTGACACCGCCGCGGTGGACCACCTCCGCATGAAAGTCGGTGAGCGAATCATCGAAGGGCAGATCAAGGAACGGACCGAGGCCAAGAAGGCCTATGAACGGGCCAAACAGGAAGGGAAGCGGACCAGCCTCGTCGAACAGGAACGGCCGAACATCTTTACGACCTCCGTGGCCAACATCGGCCCGGGAGAACGGGTCACCATCGAAATCGAATACCAGGAAACCATCCGCTACGAGAACGAACAGTTTCAGCTCCGCTTTCCCATGGCAGTCGGACCTCGTTACATTCCCGGCACGCCGGTGGTCATAGAAAACCAGGCCCCCCAGGGATCGGGCACCACCTTGGATACGGACCGCGTCCCGGATGCCTCCCGCATCACGCCGCCGGTGCAGGCCCCCAGCCAAGGCTCCATCAACCCGGTCAGCCTGTCGCTGACCCTCGATCCCGGCTTTCCCGTCGCCAAAGTCGAGTCGCCTTTCCATCCCATCATCGTCATCCCGGACCAGGAGGGCGGCTATCAGGTCAGTCTCAAGGCGGACGCAGTGCCGGCGGATCGCGACTTCCTACTCATCTGGCACCCGACAGCTCGCACCGAGCCGATGGCCAGGATCTTTACCGAACAAAAGAACGGCGAGACCTATGCCCTCCTGATGCTCGTCCCTCCGACCAAGCAGGACGACAAGACTCCGCGCATGCCGCGCGACCTCACATTCGTCATCGATACATCGGGATCCATGGCCGGCCCGTCGATCGAGCAGGCGAAAACATCGGTGGCCGCCGCCCTCACGCGGCTGACCACCCAGGATCGATTCAACATCATTCAATTCAACAACATCGTCCGGTCGCTTTTCCCCACTCCTCAACCGGTGACGACCACGACGATCAAACAGGCCGTCCGCTACACCGAACAGCTCTCGGCCGACGGCGGAACCGAAGTGCTCCCCGCCTTGAGACAGGCGCTCAAGAGCCCGCAGGATCGTTCGCGATTCCAACAGATCATCCTCCTCACCGACGGCCAGGTCGGCAATGAAGAGGTGCTGTTCGAGCTGCTGCACCATCGCATCGGCACGAGGAGGCTGTTCACCATCGGCATCGGATCCACGCCCAACAGCCATCTGATGCGAAAGGCCGCCGAATCAGGCCGCGGCACCTTCACCTATATCGGCAACGTGAATGAGGTGAAGGACAAGCTGGACGGCCTGTTCAAGAAGCTCGAGCGTCCCGTGCTCAACGACATCATGATCGAGCAAACCGGATGGTCCGGCCTGGAACAGTACCCGGCGCAGATCGCCGACCTGTATGAAGGCGAACCGATCGTCCTCTCGATCAAGGCCGGATCGCTCCCCCCACAGGCGATCCTGCGCGGCCTGGCAGGAAGCCAACCTTGGACCCTTCCTGTCTCTTTCACGAACTCAGCCTCTCATGGAGGCCTGTCGGTGTACTGGGCCAGGCAGAAGATTGCGGCGCTGACGGATGAGACCTACAAGGGAGGCCTTGAGGAGGTGATCCGTAAAGCGGTGCTCGATGTGGCACTCGCACATCACCTAGTCAGTCAGTACACGAGTTTGGTGGCGGTGGATGTGACCCCTGCCAGGCCGACTGACAGCCCCACAGCCGACCAGGACCGGGCGACGAACCTTGCGAGCCTGCAGGATCAAGCCTCGCTCACCGGTTTGCCGAAGACTGCGACAAGCGGTCAGTTGCACATTCTGCTGGGGTTGGCGGCGCTCATGCTCGCCTGGTTGTTGTTGAGACTACGCAAGGAAGTCGCATGA
- a CDS encoding peptidoglycan associated lipoprotein gives MQKTPTATVSTGPIAPKITGPDKDMRDTYILSGLILFLAIVVASFWYYSQADEAAHSNPSTEALNGTQVSQALKTSTDNTTPVTAPIPTTNVEAAPLAARSLDVLHDDIQFEIGRKGLTDDAKADLQRHAEFLKGEPDWGVLLQGYTDQQGSMSFNKILGMKRAETVKQQLISLGVPETSIRTVSLGEEGALCIDGSDLCRRMNRRVHMEMRKVGREHLMIPAAAAVETATDPLEAGSDPSIGFGAIGSNGESLLSDPSDQTETTTEPTTDN, from the coding sequence ATGCAGAAGACACCCACAGCCACCGTCAGTACGGGACCGATCGCCCCCAAGATCACAGGACCGGATAAAGACATGAGGGACACCTACATCCTCAGCGGTCTCATCCTGTTCCTGGCGATCGTCGTCGCATCATTCTGGTACTACTCACAGGCGGACGAGGCGGCCCATAGCAACCCTTCCACGGAAGCCCTCAACGGCACCCAGGTGTCGCAAGCCCTCAAGACCTCGACCGACAACACCACACCGGTCACAGCACCGATCCCTACCACCAACGTGGAGGCAGCCCCGCTTGCCGCCCGAAGCCTGGACGTCCTGCACGATGACATCCAGTTTGAAATCGGACGCAAGGGCTTGACCGACGATGCCAAGGCAGACCTGCAACGCCACGCGGAGTTTCTCAAGGGCGAACCGGACTGGGGTGTCCTGCTCCAGGGCTATACGGACCAACAGGGGTCGATGAGCTTCAACAAGATCCTGGGCATGAAGCGCGCTGAAACCGTCAAGCAACAGCTGATCTCATTGGGTGTTCCCGAAACATCGATTCGCACCGTCAGCCTCGGTGAAGAAGGGGCCCTCTGCATCGACGGCAGCGACCTCTGCCGCCGGATGAACCGGCGGGTACATATGGAAATGCGAAAGGTCGGCCGGGAACACTTGATGATTCCCGCCGCCGCTGCCGTTGAGACTGCGACCGATCCCCTCGAAGCAGGCAGCGATCCTTCGATCGGGTTTGGAGCGATCGGTTCAAACGGCGAGAGCCTTCTGTCCGATCCTTCCGACCAGACGGAAACCACCACCGAACCGACCACCGACAATTAG